The Aphelocoma coerulescens isolate FSJ_1873_10779 chromosome 2, UR_Acoe_1.0, whole genome shotgun sequence genome contains a region encoding:
- the PIP4P2 gene encoding type 2 phosphatidylinositol 4,5-bisphosphate 4-phosphatase isoform X2 — MAAEGVDERSPLLSAPGSGSVTPTAPPYLPDSSPRELPPPYTAIASPDASGVPVINCRVCQSLINLDGKLHQHVVKCTVCNEATPIKNPPSGKKYVRCQCNCLLICKDTSRKIGCPRPNCRRIITLGPVMLIPEEQPAQPALPVQPDGTRVVCGHCGNTFLWMELRFNTLAKCPHCKKISSVGSALPRRRCCAYITIGMICIFIGVGLTVGTQDFARRFHATYVSWAVAYLLGLICLIRACYWGAIKVSYPEHSFA, encoded by the exons ATGGCCGCCGAGGGGGTGGACGAGcgctccccgctgctctccGCGCCCGGCTCCGGCAGTGTCACCCCGACCGCGCCGCCCTACCTGCCGGACAGCAGCCCCCGAG AGCTTCCTCCTCCGTACACTGCCATTGCAAGTCCAGATGCCAGCGGTGTTCCTGTGATAAACTGCCGTGTGTGCCAGTCACTGATTAATTTGGATGGCAAGCTGCACCAACATGTGGTTAAGTGCACGGTCTGCAATGAAGCTACG cCAATCAAAAACCCTCCTTCAGGGAAGAAGTATGTTAGATGTCAGTGTAACTGTCTCCTTATCTGTAAGGATACATCTCGGAAAATAGGCTGTCCAAGACCAAACTG TAGACGCATCATTACTCTTGGTCCAGTAATGCTGATTCCAGAAGAGCAGCCAGCTCAACCTGCCTTGCCAGTTCAACCAGATGGAACTAGAGTGGTGTGTGGGCACTGTGGAAATACATTCCTT tggATGGAACTGAGGTTTAACACACTAGCAAAATGCCCACACTGCAAAAAAAT TTCTTCTGTTGGAAGTGCGCTGCCACGGAGGCGCTGCTGTGCATATATCACAATTGGAATGATATGCATCTTCATTGGTGTTGGATTAACT gTCGGTACACAAGATTTCGCCAGGCGATTTCACGCAACATATGTTTCTTGGGCTGTTGCTTATCTCTTAGGTTTAATCTGCCTCATTCGAGCCTGCTACTGGGGAGCCATTAAAGTCAGCTATCCAGAGCACAGTTTTGCATAG
- the PIP4P2 gene encoding type 2 phosphatidylinositol 4,5-bisphosphate 4-phosphatase isoform X1, translating into MAAEGVDERSPLLSAPGSGSVTPTAPPYLPDSSPRAELPPPYTAIASPDASGVPVINCRVCQSLINLDGKLHQHVVKCTVCNEATPIKNPPSGKKYVRCQCNCLLICKDTSRKIGCPRPNCRRIITLGPVMLIPEEQPAQPALPVQPDGTRVVCGHCGNTFLWMELRFNTLAKCPHCKKISSVGSALPRRRCCAYITIGMICIFIGVGLTVGTQDFARRFHATYVSWAVAYLLGLICLIRACYWGAIKVSYPEHSFA; encoded by the exons ATGGCCGCCGAGGGGGTGGACGAGcgctccccgctgctctccGCGCCCGGCTCCGGCAGTGTCACCCCGACCGCGCCGCCCTACCTGCCGGACAGCAGCCCCCGAG CAGAGCTTCCTCCTCCGTACACTGCCATTGCAAGTCCAGATGCCAGCGGTGTTCCTGTGATAAACTGCCGTGTGTGCCAGTCACTGATTAATTTGGATGGCAAGCTGCACCAACATGTGGTTAAGTGCACGGTCTGCAATGAAGCTACG cCAATCAAAAACCCTCCTTCAGGGAAGAAGTATGTTAGATGTCAGTGTAACTGTCTCCTTATCTGTAAGGATACATCTCGGAAAATAGGCTGTCCAAGACCAAACTG TAGACGCATCATTACTCTTGGTCCAGTAATGCTGATTCCAGAAGAGCAGCCAGCTCAACCTGCCTTGCCAGTTCAACCAGATGGAACTAGAGTGGTGTGTGGGCACTGTGGAAATACATTCCTT tggATGGAACTGAGGTTTAACACACTAGCAAAATGCCCACACTGCAAAAAAAT TTCTTCTGTTGGAAGTGCGCTGCCACGGAGGCGCTGCTGTGCATATATCACAATTGGAATGATATGCATCTTCATTGGTGTTGGATTAACT gTCGGTACACAAGATTTCGCCAGGCGATTTCACGCAACATATGTTTCTTGGGCTGTTGCTTATCTCTTAGGTTTAATCTGCCTCATTCGAGCCTGCTACTGGGGAGCCATTAAAGTCAGCTATCCAGAGCACAGTTTTGCATAG